From the genome of Motilibacter aurantiacus, one region includes:
- a CDS encoding DUF2382 domain-containing protein, which translates to MIGTDDLTGVIGGTLYGSDGQKIGKIGQVYLDDATGRPEWLTVHTGLFSTKETFVPLAEATTSADEVRVPYTKDQIKDAPNVDPEAGHLSEAEEAELFRYYGVQQAGTAGYAEEAAGYTDGTVGTVGTETTTGTYTGAGTGTYETAGTVGHDTSGPNTDDAMTRSEERVRVGTETVAAGRARLRKWVETEQETVTVPVRSERATLVTEPITDENYDRATSGPAISEEEHEVVLHAERPVVTTEAVPVERVRLDVESETTNEQVTEDVRKERIELEGDVDAPTRR; encoded by the coding sequence ATGATCGGAACCGACGACCTGACCGGCGTCATCGGCGGCACCCTCTACGGCAGTGACGGCCAGAAGATCGGCAAGATCGGCCAGGTCTACCTCGACGACGCGACGGGCCGGCCTGAGTGGCTGACCGTGCACACCGGCCTGTTCAGCACGAAGGAGACCTTCGTGCCGCTCGCCGAGGCGACGACGAGCGCGGACGAGGTCCGGGTGCCGTACACCAAGGACCAGATCAAGGACGCCCCGAACGTCGACCCGGAGGCCGGGCACCTGTCCGAGGCCGAGGAGGCCGAGCTCTTCCGCTACTACGGGGTGCAGCAGGCCGGCACGGCCGGCTACGCCGAGGAGGCCGCGGGCTACACCGACGGCACGGTCGGCACGGTCGGCACGGAGACGACGACCGGCACCTACACCGGGGCGGGCACGGGAACGTACGAGACCGCCGGCACGGTGGGGCACGACACGTCCGGGCCGAACACCGACGACGCGATGACTCGCTCGGAGGAGCGCGTCCGCGTCGGCACCGAGACGGTCGCGGCCGGCCGTGCGCGGCTGCGCAAGTGGGTCGAGACCGAGCAGGAGACGGTCACCGTCCCCGTGCGCAGCGAGCGCGCGACGCTCGTCACCGAGCCCATCACGGACGAGAACTACGACCGCGCGACGTCGGGCCCCGCGATCAGCGAGGAGGAGCACGAGGTCGTGCTGCACGCTGAGCGCCCGGTCGTCACGACCGAGGCCGTCCCCGTGGAGCGGGTGCGCCTCGACGTCGAGTCCGAGACCACGAACGAGCAGGTCACCGAGGACGTCCGCAAGGAGCGCATCGAGCTCGAGGGCGACGTCGACGCGCCCACGCGCCGCTAG
- a CDS encoding methyl-accepting chemotaxis protein, with product MSTLPVPRTGRGTRFRVTSLLVGGTVLTSVVLTGFGALQAGRMGADVREEVAGLTDQQLDRVADGVYDVVSTQGDLTGVKLDNDLAVASDVLARAGGFGTGGGSVSWSAKNQVTQEQTRVTLPRALAGATWLGQNTDAGRATAVVDEVKRLVGGTATIFQRMPDGGMLRVATNVLGKDGKRAIGTYIPALGADGKPNAVVSTVTSGKTFRGVAFVVDSYYAAVYQPLEDARGRVVGMLYVGVKQESIPTLREALMQAKAGEHGTVAIVGGTGDRRGKVMMSTWPDGTDPLEVTDADGKAYLAEAVAKGAQLTGGQLATVPYRHADTGGHTLRVSYYAPWDWVILVDSQDSDFSAVDEDVAAGTRGLIGSLVLAALLVAVVAALVALAVGARMARPLERLHERLRAVSDGDGDLSARLDEDEPGEAGQLARAFNAFVAKVAVTVEGVAHVAAKLQASGAQVGRIAEDLGRAANRSAEHAARAEGAAQDVRSNVHELTLGAEEMSSSITEISRNAAEAAAIAGDAVRTVEHTTETVGKLASSSAQIDEVVKAITSIAEQTKLLALNATIEAARAGEAGKGFAVVANEVKELATETARATDDISRRVCAIQEETGEVTSAMNRMGEVIASIDSYQTNIAGAVEEQTATTAGMQQQMAGTRDAASEIATGIADVALAAASTDERAGQAQRTASELAALTDELGRLVSSFRL from the coding sequence ATGAGCACCTTGCCTGTCCCCCGCACCGGACGCGGGACCCGTTTCCGTGTCACGTCACTTCTCGTCGGCGGGACCGTGCTGACCTCGGTGGTGCTCACCGGGTTCGGCGCGCTGCAGGCCGGCCGGATGGGCGCCGACGTGCGCGAGGAGGTCGCCGGCCTGACCGACCAGCAGCTCGACCGGGTCGCCGACGGCGTCTACGACGTGGTCTCGACCCAGGGCGACCTCACCGGCGTCAAGCTCGACAACGACCTCGCCGTGGCGAGCGACGTTCTTGCCCGCGCGGGCGGCTTCGGCACCGGCGGCGGGTCGGTCTCGTGGAGCGCGAAGAACCAGGTCACCCAGGAGCAGACCCGGGTCACGCTGCCGCGCGCGCTCGCCGGCGCCACCTGGCTGGGCCAGAACACCGACGCGGGCCGCGCGACCGCTGTCGTCGACGAGGTCAAGCGGCTGGTCGGCGGCACGGCCACGATCTTCCAGCGCATGCCCGACGGCGGCATGCTCCGGGTAGCCACCAACGTCCTGGGCAAGGACGGCAAGCGGGCCATCGGCACGTACATCCCCGCGCTCGGGGCCGACGGGAAGCCGAACGCCGTCGTCTCGACGGTCACCTCGGGCAAGACCTTCCGCGGCGTCGCCTTCGTCGTCGACAGCTACTACGCCGCGGTCTACCAGCCGCTCGAGGACGCGCGCGGCCGGGTGGTCGGCATGCTGTACGTCGGGGTCAAGCAGGAGAGCATCCCCACGTTGCGCGAGGCCCTCATGCAGGCCAAGGCCGGCGAGCACGGCACGGTCGCGATCGTCGGCGGGACCGGCGACCGCCGGGGCAAGGTCATGATGAGCACCTGGCCGGACGGCACCGACCCGCTGGAGGTCACGGACGCCGACGGCAAGGCCTACCTCGCCGAGGCCGTGGCCAAGGGCGCGCAGCTGACCGGCGGCCAGCTCGCGACCGTGCCCTACCGCCACGCCGACACCGGCGGCCACACCCTCCGGGTGAGCTACTACGCGCCGTGGGACTGGGTCATCCTCGTCGACTCCCAGGACAGCGACTTCTCCGCGGTGGACGAGGACGTGGCCGCGGGCACGCGCGGCCTCATCGGCTCCCTCGTCCTCGCCGCCCTGCTGGTCGCGGTCGTCGCGGCGCTGGTCGCGCTCGCCGTCGGTGCCCGCATGGCCCGACCGCTCGAGCGGCTGCACGAGCGGCTGCGGGCGGTGTCCGACGGCGACGGCGACCTCTCCGCCCGGCTCGACGAGGACGAGCCCGGCGAGGCCGGGCAGCTCGCCCGCGCCTTCAACGCCTTTGTCGCCAAGGTGGCGGTGACGGTCGAGGGCGTCGCCCACGTGGCGGCCAAGCTGCAGGCGAGCGGTGCCCAGGTGGGCCGCATCGCCGAGGACCTCGGCCGCGCCGCCAACCGCTCGGCCGAGCATGCGGCCCGGGCGGAGGGCGCGGCGCAGGACGTGCGCTCCAACGTGCACGAGCTCACCCTGGGCGCCGAGGAGATGTCCTCCTCGATCACCGAGATCTCCCGGAACGCGGCAGAGGCCGCCGCGATCGCGGGGGACGCGGTCCGCACGGTCGAGCACACCACCGAGACGGTCGGCAAGCTCGCCTCCTCCAGCGCGCAGATCGACGAGGTCGTCAAGGCGATCACGTCGATCGCGGAGCAGACCAAGCTGCTGGCGCTGAACGCCACCATCGAGGCGGCCCGCGCCGGCGAGGCCGGCAAGGGGTTCGCGGTGGTCGCCAACGAGGTCAAGGAGCTGGCCACGGAGACGGCGCGCGCGACGGACGACATCAGCCGGCGGGTGTGCGCGATCCAGGAGGAGACCGGCGAGGTGACGTCCGCCATGAACCGCATGGGGGAGGTCATCGCGTCGATCGACAGCTACCAGACCAACATCGCGGGGGCGGTCGAGGAGCAGACCGCGACCACCGCCGGGATGCAGCAGCAGATGGCCGGCACGCGGGACGCCGCGAGCGAGATCGCGACCGGCATCGCGGACGTCGCGCTGGCGGCGGCCTCGACCGACGAGCGCGCCGGCCAGGCGCAGCGGACCGCCTCCGAGCTGGCCGCGCTCACCGACGAGCTCGGACGGCTGGTGTCCAGCTTCCGGCTGTGA
- a CDS encoding N-acetylmuramoyl-L-alanine amidase codes for MRLLRPLALPALVALLAAGAPTSAQARPPAPLPLEGRRIVLDPGHNGDNALHPEVTGRPVDAGGFSKPCNTTGTATDAGYPEHAFAFDVARRAATILRGLGATVSLTRPDDSGVGPCVDRRARIANERRAEVVVSIHADGASSRARGFHVIEPGLAPDRGNLRVLGASDELARALRASFGGVTGLPRATYAGGLREPGLARRSDLAGLNLARQAATLVECGNMRNSSDASFLSSASGRGKAARGIAEGVLAYLTTGS; via the coding sequence GTGCGCCTCCTCCGCCCGCTCGCGCTGCCCGCGCTCGTCGCCCTCCTCGCCGCGGGCGCACCGACGAGCGCGCAGGCACGGCCGCCGGCGCCGCTGCCGCTGGAGGGCCGGCGCATCGTGCTGGACCCCGGTCACAACGGCGACAACGCGCTGCACCCGGAGGTCACCGGCCGGCCCGTCGACGCCGGCGGCTTCTCCAAGCCCTGCAACACGACCGGGACCGCGACGGACGCCGGCTACCCGGAGCACGCCTTCGCCTTCGACGTCGCCCGCCGGGCCGCCACCATCCTGCGTGGGCTCGGCGCCACGGTCAGCCTCACCCGCCCGGACGACAGCGGCGTCGGCCCGTGCGTGGACCGGCGCGCCCGCATCGCCAACGAGCGGCGCGCCGAGGTCGTCGTCTCCATCCACGCCGACGGCGCGTCCTCCCGCGCCCGCGGCTTCCACGTCATCGAGCCCGGCCTCGCGCCGGACAGGGGCAACCTGCGCGTCCTCGGCGCGTCCGACGAGCTCGCCCGGGCGCTGCGCGCGTCCTTCGGCGGCGTGACGGGGCTGCCGCGCGCGACGTACGCCGGCGGGCTCCGGGAGCCGGGCCTGGCCCGCCGGTCCGACCTGGCCGGGCTCAACCTCGCACGGCAGGCGGCGACGCTGGTCGAGTGCGGCAACATGCGCAACTCCAGCGATGCGAGTTTCCTGAGCTCGGCTTCAGGTCGCGGCAAGGCTGCACGCGGGATCGCGGAAGGCGTGCTCGCCTATCTGACGACCGGCTCCTAG
- a CDS encoding ROK family transcriptional regulator yields the protein MSRIEGRALALLQAVHADPGLTRAEAARRLGLGTGAATELVGRLVTAQLLTERPAPPSGSRGRPTRHLVAHPAGPVVLALSITHESWRLDAVELGGTALATVAEPHTGRVEAVLPAVAQAVGELRARFEGRVRGLGVSAPGTVLEGRYLDAANLDWHAVDLHAVWPGAEVIVADNDTTLAALAEGRRGAAVDAALAIHVRIEAGLGGAVLDGGRLVRGARGVAGEFGHMPFGDPELTCPCGARGCWGIAVDGTALARLLGAAPPANPISYGQRVLRRARSGDAASRAAAEQIAGTFGRGVAGLVNALDPDLVILDGLATDLLEAAPGALEAAYLAGLMAFRRDLPPRLVPAELREAGPLVGAAEQVWTALWPLL from the coding sequence GTGAGCCGGATCGAGGGACGGGCGCTGGCACTGCTGCAGGCCGTGCACGCGGACCCGGGGCTGACCCGGGCGGAGGCGGCGCGGCGGCTCGGGCTCGGGACCGGGGCGGCGACCGAGCTGGTGGGGCGGCTCGTGACCGCGCAACTGCTCACCGAGCGGCCGGCGCCGCCGAGCGGCTCGCGCGGCCGGCCCACGCGCCACCTGGTGGCGCACCCCGCCGGGCCGGTGGTCCTGGCCCTCTCCATCACCCACGAGTCCTGGCGGCTGGACGCGGTCGAGCTGGGCGGCACCGCGCTGGCCACCGTCGCCGAGCCGCACACCGGTCGGGTCGAGGCGGTGCTGCCCGCCGTCGCGCAGGCGGTCGGGGAGCTGCGCGCCCGCTTCGAGGGGCGGGTGCGCGGGCTGGGTGTCTCCGCGCCGGGCACGGTTCTGGAGGGCAGGTACCTCGACGCGGCGAACCTCGACTGGCACGCGGTCGACCTGCACGCCGTGTGGCCGGGCGCCGAGGTGATCGTCGCGGACAACGACACCACGCTGGCGGCCCTCGCGGAAGGCCGCCGCGGGGCTGCGGTGGACGCCGCGCTCGCGATCCACGTCCGCATCGAGGCGGGGCTCGGCGGCGCGGTGCTCGACGGTGGGCGACTGGTGCGCGGCGCGCGCGGCGTCGCGGGCGAGTTCGGCCACATGCCGTTCGGCGACCCCGAGCTCACCTGTCCCTGCGGCGCCCGCGGCTGCTGGGGGATCGCCGTGGACGGGACCGCCCTGGCCCGGCTGCTCGGCGCTGCCCCACCGGCCAACCCCATCAGCTACGGGCAGCGGGTGCTCCGAAGGGCGCGCAGCGGCGACGCCGCCTCCCGCGCCGCCGCCGAGCAGATCGCCGGCACGTTCGGCCGCGGCGTCGCCGGCCTCGTCAACGCGCTCGACCCCGACCTGGTCATCCTCGACGGGCTGGCGACGGACCTGCTCGAGGCCGCGCCCGGAGCGTTGGAGGCGGCGTACCTCGCGGGGCTGATGGCCTTCCGCCGGGACCTCCCGCCCCGGCTAGTCCCCGCCGAGCTGCGCGAGGCCGGCCCTCTGGTGGGCGCGGCCGAGCAGGTGTGGACCGCACTGTGGCCGTTGCTCTGA
- a CDS encoding MFS transporter, translating into MLSPAAPTAPPAVPLPRLPVGMLTLLGATIFAALTTEILPVGLLSEMGADLGVPESRVGLLVSVYAVVVVVGSIPLTALLVRWPRRTALVAVLLTYAVSNLLVASAAGFWATLVARVLGGLAHAGVFSIVVALAVTAARPEQAGRAIAYVNAGNALALSFGVPLGTFLGTAVGWRWAFTLAGAGLLVLALGAARMLPAAPAPSAAGPALSIGAALRRPALLVVAVTIMVFTLGHYTAYTYISPLLRNAGVPEAALGAALLAYGVGSLLGLSAAAALADRRLRPGLTGAFALTVAALVALGGPASSPWAATAAVFAWGVAFGALPTLLQTAALHATPGSPDLAPSVVNSSWNVGIASGGLLGGRVLEAAAPPAVAYAGAGLAAVGLALLVAPAARRRTGQRVAATR; encoded by the coding sequence GTGCTCTCCCCCGCCGCCCCGACAGCTCCTCCTGCCGTCCCGCTCCCCCGCCTGCCGGTGGGGATGCTGACCCTGCTCGGGGCCACGATCTTCGCAGCGCTGACCACCGAGATCCTCCCGGTGGGCCTGCTGTCGGAGATGGGGGCGGACCTCGGGGTGCCGGAGTCGCGCGTCGGGCTGCTCGTCTCGGTCTACGCGGTGGTGGTCGTCGTCGGCTCCATCCCGCTGACGGCGCTCCTGGTCCGCTGGCCGCGCCGGACCGCGCTCGTCGCGGTGCTGCTGACGTACGCGGTCAGCAACCTGCTCGTGGCCTCGGCGGCCGGCTTCTGGGCGACCCTGGTCGCCCGGGTGCTCGGCGGCCTCGCCCACGCCGGCGTGTTCTCGATCGTGGTGGCGCTGGCGGTGACCGCCGCCCGCCCGGAGCAGGCCGGGCGCGCCATCGCCTACGTCAACGCCGGGAACGCGCTGGCCCTGAGCTTCGGCGTGCCGCTCGGCACGTTCCTCGGCACGGCGGTGGGCTGGCGCTGGGCGTTCACCCTGGCCGGCGCGGGGCTGCTGGTGCTCGCCCTGGGCGCGGCCCGCATGCTGCCCGCCGCCCCGGCACCGTCCGCGGCCGGCCCCGCCCTGTCGATCGGGGCCGCCCTGCGCCGGCCCGCGCTGCTCGTGGTGGCCGTGACCATCATGGTCTTCACCCTCGGCCACTACACGGCCTACACGTACATCAGCCCGCTGCTGCGGAACGCCGGGGTGCCGGAGGCAGCGCTCGGGGCGGCCCTGCTCGCGTACGGCGTCGGCAGCCTGCTCGGGCTCTCGGCCGCCGCCGCCCTGGCCGACCGGCGGCTGCGCCCCGGGCTGACGGGGGCCTTCGCGCTCACGGTGGCCGCCCTCGTCGCGCTCGGCGGGCCGGCGTCCTCGCCCTGGGCGGCCACCGCGGCCGTGTTCGCCTGGGGTGTGGCCTTCGGCGCTCTCCCCACCCTGCTGCAGACCGCGGCGCTGCACGCCACGCCGGGCAGCCCCGACCTCGCGCCCAGCGTCGTCAACAGCAGCTGGAACGTCGGCATCGCCAGCGGCGGCCTGCTCGGCGGGCGGGTGCTCGAGGCCGCGGCCCCGCCCGCCGTCGCGTACGCCGGGGCCGGGCTCGCCGCCGTGGGGCTGGCGCTACTGGTCGCGCCGGCCGCACGGCGGCGTACCGGTCAGCGGGTCGCGGCCACCCGGTAG
- a CDS encoding PQQ-dependent sugar dehydrogenase: MHVRREKRSWMRRGVGAGAVLALLPALAGLAPAGAAEPPPPPPDGTIFEPERLPYGPEVPGKLTVPAGFTVTEYAAGLGNPRILAVGPDGTVYATRRQTGDVIALLDTDRDGDADRTVRVAHGLKRVNGITVHENVLYLATDKKILTAPLRGAGTIGRLRTIVDDLPDAGQHPNRTLAVGPDGYLYVTVGSTCNACDDTNPENATILRMPLDGKGRIIYAKGLRNTIGFGWVPGTRALYGMDHGSDWRGDDQPPEELNRIERGANYGWPWCFADKQVDPYIPNQPTPFTKSRFCAATKAPALTYQAHSAPLQMLFSTSASFPRDYRGDAFVAMRGSWNRSQPAGYKVVRVRFDGTTPVAVEDFLTGFLTADGTGVYGRPVGLAQLPDGSLLVGDDTMGTVYRVAATR, from the coding sequence GTGCACGTACGCCGCGAGAAGCGGTCCTGGATGCGACGCGGGGTCGGCGCGGGAGCGGTCCTCGCCCTGCTGCCCGCCCTGGCCGGCCTCGCGCCCGCCGGCGCCGCCGAGCCGCCCCCGCCCCCGCCGGACGGCACGATCTTTGAGCCCGAGCGCCTTCCCTACGGGCCGGAGGTGCCCGGCAAGCTGACGGTCCCCGCCGGCTTCACGGTCACCGAGTACGCCGCCGGCCTCGGCAACCCGCGCATCCTGGCCGTCGGCCCGGACGGCACGGTCTATGCGACCCGGCGGCAGACCGGCGACGTGATCGCCCTGCTCGACACGGACCGCGACGGCGACGCGGACCGGACCGTCCGCGTGGCGCACGGGCTGAAGCGGGTCAACGGGATCACCGTGCACGAGAACGTGCTCTACCTCGCCACCGACAAGAAGATCCTGACCGCCCCGCTCCGTGGCGCCGGCACGATCGGCCGGCTGCGCACGATCGTGGACGACCTTCCCGACGCCGGCCAGCACCCGAACCGCACGCTCGCCGTCGGGCCGGACGGCTACCTCTACGTCACGGTCGGCAGCACCTGCAACGCCTGTGACGACACCAACCCCGAGAACGCGACGATTCTGCGCATGCCGCTCGACGGCAAGGGCCGCATCATCTACGCGAAGGGCCTGCGCAACACCATCGGGTTCGGCTGGGTGCCCGGCACCCGGGCCCTCTACGGCATGGACCACGGCTCGGACTGGCGGGGGGACGACCAGCCGCCGGAGGAGCTCAACCGCATCGAGCGGGGGGCGAACTACGGCTGGCCGTGGTGCTTCGCGGACAAGCAGGTCGACCCCTACATCCCGAACCAGCCGACCCCTTTCACCAAGTCGCGATTCTGCGCCGCCACCAAGGCGCCTGCGCTGACCTACCAGGCACACAGTGCACCACTTCAGATGCTCTTCTCGACGAGTGCGTCCTTCCCGCGTGACTACCGGGGAGACGCGTTCGTCGCCATGCGCGGGTCCTGGAACCGCAGCCAGCCGGCCGGCTACAAGGTGGTGCGCGTCCGGTTCGACGGCACCACGCCGGTCGCGGTCGAGGACTTTCTCACCGGCTTCCTGACGGCCGACGGCACCGGGGTCTACGGCCGCCCGGTCGGCCTCGCCCAGCTGCCCGACGGGTCGCTGCTCGTGGGCGACGACACCATGGGGACGGTCTACCGGGTGGCCGCGACCCGCTGA
- a CDS encoding DUF3253 domain-containing protein, with the protein MPRTPGPPTDRALEEAILALLEARADGSTICPSEAARAIGGTEDWRDLMEPVRSAARRLAAAGQVVVTQRGAVVDPGTARGPVRIRRVRPG; encoded by the coding sequence GTGCCCCGCACGCCCGGACCCCCGACCGACCGAGCGCTCGAGGAGGCGATCCTCGCGCTGCTGGAGGCTCGGGCCGACGGCTCGACGATCTGCCCGTCGGAGGCCGCCCGGGCAATCGGCGGCACCGAGGACTGGCGCGACCTCATGGAGCCCGTCCGGTCCGCCGCGCGCCGGCTCGCCGCGGCCGGGCAAGTCGTCGTCACCCAGCGCGGCGCCGTCGTCGACCCGGGCACGGCGCGCGGGCCGGTCCGCATCCGGCGGGTACGCCCCGGCTGA
- a CDS encoding FMN-binding negative transcriptional regulator: MRHTPRFLLTDPEEVKRLVRENPWATFVSSTAGGLVASHYPALLDETADGITLLSHFGRPDEVAHELGRHQMLVIVQGPHDYISPSWYAPGELVPTWNHVTAHLYGTPETLDEEENYAVLCNLTEHFEHHHAGGRSLAEDEAGTRRAARGTVGLRLRVDRFDARAKLSQNKPADVRAEIIARLDERNPALAAEMRRVAAT, translated from the coding sequence ATGCGCCACACCCCGAGGTTCCTGCTCACCGACCCCGAGGAGGTGAAGCGACTCGTCCGTGAGAACCCGTGGGCGACCTTCGTCAGCTCCACGGCGGGCGGGCTCGTCGCCTCGCACTACCCGGCGCTGCTGGACGAGACGGCCGACGGGATCACGCTCCTCAGCCACTTCGGCCGCCCGGACGAGGTCGCGCACGAGCTCGGGCGGCACCAGATGCTCGTCATCGTCCAGGGGCCGCACGACTACATCTCCCCGAGCTGGTACGCCCCCGGCGAGCTCGTCCCGACGTGGAACCACGTCACCGCCCACCTCTACGGGACGCCGGAGACCCTCGACGAGGAGGAGAACTACGCCGTCCTCTGCAACCTCACCGAGCACTTCGAGCACCACCACGCCGGCGGCCGCTCGCTGGCCGAGGACGAGGCGGGGACGCGCCGGGCGGCCAGGGGCACGGTCGGGCTGCGCCTGCGCGTCGACCGGTTCGACGCGCGGGCCAAGCTCAGCCAGAACAAGCCCGCCGACGTGCGGGCGGAGATCATCGCGCGGCTGGACGAGCGCAACCCGGCGCTCGCCGCGGAGATGCGCCGGGTGGCGGCGACCTGA
- a CDS encoding DMT family transporter, producing the protein MSVQSSAIGPSPVVISQRPGLAWGLVGVTAFSFTVPFTRYATGDGLSPLFVGAGRAVVAAALAAVVLAVTRQRLPAARQWLRLAVVAGGVVAGFPLLTAYALEEAPAAHGAVVIGLLPAATAVMGVLRGRERVPGAFWAFAALGAAAVGAFAAVQNGGLGVLHRADLLLFAAVLAAAVGYAEGGLLARELGAWQTVSWALLLAAPLMTVLTGASVAQAAPSGTALQWLAFAYLSAVSMYLGFFAWYRGLAIGPITQVSQVQLVQPVLSILWAALLLHEQLSAATAAGGLAVVACARSAVRTRQNRRSS; encoded by the coding sequence ATGTCAGTACAGAGTAGCGCTATCGGCCCTAGCCCGGTCGTGATATCGCAGCGACCCGGGCTCGCCTGGGGCCTCGTCGGGGTCACGGCCTTCTCGTTCACGGTCCCGTTCACCCGGTACGCGACCGGCGACGGGCTCTCGCCGCTGTTCGTCGGAGCGGGCCGGGCCGTCGTGGCCGCCGCGCTGGCCGCCGTCGTCCTGGCCGTGACACGGCAGCGCCTGCCGGCGGCCCGGCAGTGGCTGCGGCTCGCCGTGGTCGCCGGCGGGGTGGTGGCCGGCTTCCCGCTGCTGACGGCGTACGCGCTCGAGGAGGCGCCGGCCGCGCACGGCGCGGTCGTCATCGGCCTGCTGCCGGCCGCGACGGCGGTGATGGGCGTGCTGCGCGGCCGTGAGCGGGTGCCGGGCGCCTTCTGGGCCTTCGCGGCGCTGGGGGCCGCCGCAGTGGGTGCGTTCGCTGCCGTGCAGAACGGCGGCCTCGGGGTGCTGCACCGGGCGGACCTGCTGCTGTTCGCCGCCGTGCTCGCCGCCGCCGTCGGCTACGCGGAGGGCGGGCTGCTCGCCCGAGAGCTGGGCGCCTGGCAGACGGTGTCGTGGGCGCTGCTGCTCGCCGCGCCGCTCATGACCGTGCTCACCGGGGCCTCCGTCGCCCAGGCGGCGCCGTCCGGGACCGCGCTGCAGTGGCTCGCCTTCGCGTACCTCTCCGCCGTGAGCATGTACCTCGGCTTCTTCGCGTGGTACCGAGGGCTCGCGATCGGGCCCATCACCCAGGTCAGCCAGGTCCAGCTGGTGCAGCCGGTCCTGAGCATCCTCTGGGCGGCGCTGCTCCTGCACGAGCAGCTGAGCGCCGCCACCGCGGCCGGCGGCCTGGCCGTCGTCGCGTGCGCCCGCAGCGCCGTCCGCACCCGGCAGAACAGGAGATCGAGCTGA
- a CDS encoding aminotransferase-like domain-containing protein: MADDSAARIVAALRLWVADAPAGTRLPSSRALVAEHGASPVTVQRAIRQLVGLGLVETRPGVGTFVSASGPSRPADYGWQTSALGPRTGRAALSSTQRASLPDAIGLHSGYPARELLPERLVRAALSRAARAETALTRSPVAGLPELQAWFAAQTAVGAPPGGAPAPRDVLVAAGSQSGLSSVFRALVGPGRPLLVESPTYWGAILAAEQVGVTLVPVPSGAHGPDPDEVDRAFALTGARAFYAQPTFANPAGTQWPAGTARAVLDVVRARGAFLVEDDWAHDLAIDAEPRPLVGQDADGHVVYLRSLTKSVSPALRVAAVVARGPARERVLADRAAETMYVSGVLQAAALDVVTQPGWAGHLRAMRRQLRDRRDLLVASVREHAPQLHVEHVPAGGLNLWARLPDGTDVEQLVREGEARGVLVAPGTEWFPAEPSGPYVRLNFAGEDPSRFPEAAALLGAALKAVV, encoded by the coding sequence ATGGCTGACGATAGCGCGGCGCGGATCGTCGCCGCACTCCGTTTATGGGTGGCCGACGCCCCCGCCGGGACGCGCCTGCCCTCGAGCCGCGCCCTCGTGGCCGAGCACGGGGCCAGCCCGGTGACCGTCCAGCGCGCGATCCGGCAGCTCGTCGGCCTCGGCCTCGTCGAGACCCGGCCCGGGGTCGGCACCTTCGTCAGCGCGTCGGGGCCGTCGCGGCCGGCGGACTACGGCTGGCAGACCTCGGCACTGGGCCCGCGGACCGGACGCGCTGCGCTCTCCTCCACGCAGCGGGCGTCGCTGCCCGACGCGATCGGGCTGCACTCGGGCTACCCGGCCCGTGAGCTGCTGCCCGAGCGCCTGGTGCGCGCGGCGCTGTCCCGGGCGGCCCGGGCCGAGACGGCGCTGACCCGGTCCCCCGTCGCCGGCCTGCCCGAGCTGCAGGCGTGGTTCGCGGCGCAGACCGCGGTCGGCGCACCCCCCGGGGGCGCGCCCGCCCCGCGCGACGTGCTCGTCGCGGCGGGCAGCCAGAGCGGTCTCAGCTCGGTCTTCCGGGCGCTGGTCGGCCCGGGCCGGCCGCTGCTCGTGGAGTCCCCCACGTACTGGGGCGCGATCCTGGCCGCCGAGCAGGTCGGGGTCACGCTCGTGCCGGTCCCGAGCGGGGCGCACGGGCCCGACCCGGACGAGGTGGACCGTGCCTTCGCCCTGACCGGCGCCCGGGCCTTCTACGCGCAGCCGACCTTCGCCAACCCCGCCGGCACGCAGTGGCCCGCTGGCACCGCCCGGGCGGTGCTCGACGTCGTGCGCGCCCGGGGCGCGTTCCTCGTCGAGGACGACTGGGCGCACGACCTGGCGATCGACGCCGAGCCCCGGCCGCTCGTGGGCCAGGACGCCGACGGCCACGTCGTCTACCTCCGGTCGCTGACGAAGAGCGTGTCGCCGGCCCTGCGCGTGGCCGCGGTCGTCGCCCGCGGCCCGGCCCGCGAGCGGGTCCTCGCCGACCGCGCCGCCGAGACGATGTACGTCAGCGGCGTGCTCCAGGCGGCCGCCCTGGACGTCGTGACCCAGCCCGGGTGGGCCGGCCACCTGCGCGCCATGCGGCGCCAGCTGCGCGACCGCCGGGACCTGCTCGTCGCGAGCGTGCGCGAGCACGCCCCGCAGCTGCACGTCGAGCACGTGCCGGCAGGGGGCCTGAACCTCTGGGCCCGGCTGCCGGACGGCACGGACGTCGAGCAGCTCGTCCGCGAGGGCGAGGCACGCGGCGTCCTCGTCGCCCCCGGCACCGAGTGGTTCCCCGCCGAGCCGTCCGGCCCGTACGTCCGGCTCAACTTCGCCGGCGAGGACCCCAGCCGGTTCCCCGAGGCCGCGGCCCTGCTCGGCGCGGCGCTGAAGGCCGTGGTCTAG